A genomic stretch from Bos javanicus breed banteng chromosome 29, ARS-OSU_banteng_1.0, whole genome shotgun sequence includes:
- the SAC3D1 gene encoding SAC3 domain-containing protein 1 — MPGYELPVGTCLDMCPAAERAQREKERRLHRFEVVPGCRRDRPRADPQRAVKEYSRPAAGKIRPPPSQLRPPSVLLATVRYLASEVAERTDASCAEVASFVADRLRAVRLDLALQTASDVETALVLESALAVLLAVVARLGPNATHGPVDPMLLQAQVQESFGSLRRCYALGAGPHPRQATFQGLFLLYNLGSVEALHEVLRLPAALRSCPALRTALAVDSAFREGNAARLFRLLRTLPYLQSCAVQCHVGRARRGALARLARALSTPKGQTLPLGFMVHLLALDGPNEARDLCQAHGLPLDGQERVVFLRGRYTEEGLPPAGTCQILVGNKLGGRTLEDVVMAEEEDEAVDRPTTEV, encoded by the exons ATGCCCGGCTACGAGCTGCCCGTGGGCACGTGCCTGGACATGTGTCCGGCCGCCGAGCGCGCACAGCGCGAAAAGGAGCGCCGCCTGCACCGCTTCGAGGTGGTGCCGGGGTGCCGCAGGGACAGGCCCCGAGCCGACCCGCAGCGCGCGGTGAAGGAGTACAGCCGGCCGGCCGCCGGGAAGATCCGGCCCCCGCCGAGTCAGCTTCGTCCGCCGTCCGTGCTGCTGGCCACCGTGCGCTACCTGGCTAGCGAGGTGGCCGAGCGCACCGACGCTTCCTGCGCGGAGGTGGCCAGCTTCGTGGCGGACCGGTTGCGCGCGGTGCGGCTGGACTTGGCCCTGCAAACCGCGAGCGACGTCGAGACGGCGTTGGTGCTGGAATCGGCTCTGGCTGTGCTGCTGGCCGTGGTGGCGCGGCTCGGACCCAACGCGACGCACGGGCCAGTGGACCCAATGTTGCTGCAAGCCCAGGTCCAGGAGAGCTTCGGTTCTCTGCGCCGCTGCTACGCGCTGGGCGCCggtccccacccccgccaggccaCCTTCCAGGGCCTCTTTCTGCTGTATAACCTGG GCTCGGTAGAGGCCCTCCACGAGGTTCTGCGGCTGCCTGCAGCTCTGCGTTCCTGCCCGGCCCTGCGCACTGCCCTGGCAGTTGACTCCGCCTTCCGTGAAGGCAATGCCGCCCGCCTCTTTCGCCTGCTCAGGACGCTGCCCTACCTTCAGAGCTGCGCTGTGCAGTGCCACGTGGGCCGTGCCCGCCGGGGAGCCCTGGCCCGCCTTGCTCGTGCACTCAGCACCCCCAAGGGCCAGACCTTGCCCCTGGGCTTCATGGTCCACCTGCTGGCCCTGGATGGGCCCAACGAGGCACGGGACCTGTGCCAGGCCCACGGACTACCCTTAGATGGACAGGAGAGAGTGGTGTTCCTGAGGGGTCGTTACACTGAGGAGGGGCTGCCACCTGCCGGGACCTGCCAGATACTGGTGGGGAACAAACTTGGAGGGCGCACTCTGGAAGACGTGGTCATGGCAGAGGAGGAAGATGAGGCTGTGGACAGACCCACAACCGAGGTATGA
- the NAALADL1 gene encoding aminopeptidase NAALADL1, protein MQWVKVLGGVVGAAALLGLGIIVGHFAIPKGADSPAPSASASQDLDLKILETVIEQLDANRIRENLRELSKEPHLATTPRDEALVQLLLQRWQDPESGLDSARTTEYEVLLSFPSGEQPNRVAVVNSTGAILFSCRHSEENLTGEQGGPNVVPPYAAYAPPGTPQGPLVYANQGSEEDFKELQNKGVKLQDSIVLTRYGGVGRGAKAVNAAKYGVAGVLVYTDPRDINDGKSLPNETFPHSWCLPPSGVERGSYFEYFGDPLTPYLPATPSSFRLNSDNASGFPPIPIQPIGFEDAQVLLCNLGGNLAPADWQGGLGCDYNLGPGFRSNGIFPEDGQVNVSVHNRLELRNSSNVLGIIRGAVEPDRYVLYGNHRDSWVHGAVDPSTGTAVLLELSRVLGTLLKKGTWRPRRSIVFASWGAEEFGLIGSTEFTEEFFSKLQERAVAYINVDISVFANATLRVQGTPPIQSVVFSAAKQISAPGSSGLSIYDNWIRYYNRSSSVYGLVPSVGTLGAGSDYAPFIHFLGISSMDIAYTYDRSKTSARIYPTYHTAFDTFDYVDKFLDPGFSSHQAVARTAGSVLLRLSDSLFLPLNVSDYSETLRSFLQAAEDLRVLLEQHGISLGPLVTAVERFEGAATAFNQRIATLREGTPDPLQVRMINDQLMLLERTFLNSQAFPEERYYSHVLWAPRTGSVATFPGLSNAYSQAKNAGHEPAAWAEVQRQLSIVVAALEGAAATLRPVADL, encoded by the exons ATGCAGTGGGTAAAGGTGCTGGGAGGGGTGGTGGGGGCCGCTGCCCTCTTGGGGCTGGGGATCATTGTGGGTCACTTTGCCATCCCCAAGGGGGCTGACTCACCAGCCCCCAGTGCCTCAGCCTCCCAGGACCTGGACCTGAAGATCCTCGAGACCGTCATAGAACAGCTAGATGCCAACAGGATCCGGGAGAACCTTAG AGAACTCTCCAAGGAGCCACATCTGGCCACCACCCCCCGGGATGAGGCGCTGgtgcagctgctgctgcagcgCTGGCAGGACCCGGAGTCAGGCCTGGACTCAGCCAGGACCACTGAGTATGAGGTGCTGCTGTCCTTCCCCAGCGGGGAGCAGCCCAACCGTGTGGCTGTGG TGAACTCCACTGgggccatcctcttctcctgccgaCACAGTGAAGAGAACCTGACTGGGGAGCAGGGGGGCCCCAACGTGGTGCCGCCCTATGCTGCCTATGCTCCCCCCGGAACCCCGCAG GGCCCCCTCGTCTATGCCAACCAGGGCTCGGAAGAAGACTTCAAGGAACTGCAGAACAAGGGAGTCAAACTCCAAGATAGCATCGTCTTGACCCGCTATGGGGGTGTAGGGCGCGGGGCTAAG GCTGTGAATGCTGCCAAGTACGGGGTGGCTGGAGTGCTAGTGTACACGGACCCCAGAGACATCAACGACGGGAAGAGCTTGCCAAATGAGACCTTCCCACACTCCTGGTGCCTGCCTCCCTCGGGTGTGGAGCGGGGCTCCTACTTCGAGTATTTTGGGGACCCCTTGACTCCTTACCTTCCAGCTACGCCCTCCTCCTTCCGCCTAAACTCTGACAATGCCTCTGGATTTCCCCCAATTCCCATTCAGCCCATTGGCTTCGAGGATGCACAAGTCCTTCTCTG taACCTTGGAGGAAACTTAGCGCCGGCTGACTGGCAGGGAGGACTGGGCTGTGACTACAATTTGGGGCCAGGCTTCCGGTCGAATGGTATCTTCCCAGAAGACGG CCAGGTGAACGTGAGTGTCCACAACCGTCTGGAGCTGCGGAACTCCTCCAATGTCCTGGGGATCATCCGCGGGGCTGTGGAGCCAG ACCGCTACGTGCTATATGGAAACCACCGGGACAGCTGGGTTCACGGGGCCGTGGACCCCAGCACTGGTACTGCCGTCCTCCTGGAGCTCTCCCGCGTCCTGGGGACTCTGCTGAAGAAGG GCACCTGGCGTCCCCGCAGATCAATCGTGTTTGCGAGCTGGGGGGCAGAGGAGTTTGGTCTCATCGGCTCCACAGAATTCACGGAG GAGTTCTTCAGCAAGCTGCAGGAGCGCGCCGTGGCCTACATCAATGTGGACATCTCGGTGTTTG CCAATGCCACCCTGAGGGTGCAAGGCACGCCCCCGATCCAAAGCGTCGTCTTCTCCGCGGCCAAACAG ATCTCCGCACCGGGCTCCAGCGGTCTCAGCATCTATGACAACTGGATCCGATATTACAACCGTAGCAGCTCCGTGTACGGCCTGGTCCCCAG TGTGGGGACTCTGGGCGCTGGCAGCGATTATGCCCCTTTCATTCACTTCTTGGGCATCTCCTCCATGGACATCGCCTACACCTATGACCGG AGCAAGACCTCAGCCCGGATCTACCCCACCTACCACACAGCCTTTGACACCTTTGATTACGTGGACAAATTTTTGGACCCTG GTTTCAGCAGCCATCAGGCCGTGGCCCGGACCGCGGGAAGCGTGCTGCTCCGGCTCAGTGACAGCCTCTTCCTGCCCCTTAACGTCAGTGACTACAGCGAGACCCTCCGCAGCTTCCTGCAGGCTGCCGAGGACCTCAGGGTCCTACTGGAGCAGCACGGCATCAGCCTCG GACCTTTGGTGACTGCGGTGGAGAGGTTTGAGGGGGCAGCCACGGCATTCAACCAACGCATAGCAACACTGCGAGAGGGCACCCCCGA TCCCCTGCAGGTGCGGATGATCAATGACCAGCTGATGCTCTTGGAACGGACTTTCCTGAACTCACAAGCCTTCCCAGAAGAACGCTACTACAG CCATGTGCTCTGGGCACCCCGCACCGGCTCTGTGGCCACGTTCCCTGGCCTGTCCAATGCCTATTCCCAGGCCAAGAACGCAGGCCACGAACCTGCAGCCTGGGCTGAGGTGCAGAGACAGCTCAGCATCGTGGTGGCAGCCCTGGAGGGCGCGGCAGCCACCCTGAGGCCTGTGGCTGACCTCTGA